The following coding sequences are from one Lolium rigidum isolate FL_2022 chromosome 6, APGP_CSIRO_Lrig_0.1, whole genome shotgun sequence window:
- the LOC124662267 gene encoding bidirectional sugar transporter SWEET6a-like, translating into MVSADVARSVVGIVGNVISFGLFLSPVPTFWGIIKKKDVEEFSPVPYLATIFNCMLWVFYGLPLVHPNSTLVITINGIGLAIEAAYLVTFLLYAPNRKRLWVLAVLAAEAVLMAALVTGVLLGAHTHDRRSMIVGILCVIANTCMYAAPLSVMGKVIKTKSVEYMPFYLSLVGLLNGGCWTAYALIKFDLYITIPNGLGVLFSIAQLILYGCYYKSTPKKAKNVELPTIADKTLSTNV; encoded by the coding sequence ATGGTGTCCGCGGACGTGGCCCGGAGCGTCGTCGGCATCGTCGGCAACGTCATCTCCTTCGGGCTCTTCCTGTCGCCGGTGCCGACGTTCTGGGGGATCATCAAGAAGAAGGACGTGGAGGAGTTCAGCCCGGTGCCGTACCTCGCCACCATCTTCAACTGCATGCTCTGGGTCTTCTACGGCCTCCCCTTGGTCCACCCCAACAGCACGCTCGTCATCACCATCAACGGCATCGGCCTCGCCATCGAGGCCGCCTACCTCGTCACCTTCTTGCTGTACGCGCCAAACAGGAAGCGCCTCTGGGTGCTCGCCGTGCTCGCCGCCGAGGCCGTCCTCATGGCCGCCCTCGTGACCGGCGTGCTCCTCGGCGCCCACACGCACGACAGGAGGTCCATGATCGTCGGAATCCTCTGCGTCATCGCCAACACCTGCATGTACGCAGCCCCGCTCAGCGTCATGGGCAAAGTTATCAAAACCAAGAGCGTCGAGTACATGCCCTTCTACCTCTCCTTGGTCGGATTGCTCAACGGAGGCTGCTGGACGGCCTACGCCCTCATCAAGTTCGACCTCTACATCACCATCCCCAATGGCCTCGGTGTGCTCTTCAGCATCGCCCAGCTCATCCTATACGGATGCTACTACAAGTCCACCCCAAAGAAGGCCAAGAACGTCGAGCTGCCAACCATCGCCGACAAAACCCTCAGCACCAACGTCTAG